In a genomic window of Amycolatopsis japonica:
- the rplS gene encoding 50S ribosomal protein L19 yields the protein MNTLDALDAQSLRSDIPDFRPGDTLKVHVRVIEGNRERNQIFQGVVLRRQGGGIRETFTVRKVSFGIGVERTFPVHSPNIAEVEVFKRGDVRRAKLYYLRELRGKAAKIKERRENRETTSAK from the coding sequence ATGAACACCCTGGACGCGCTGGACGCGCAGTCACTGCGTTCCGACATCCCGGACTTCCGACCGGGCGACACGCTCAAGGTTCACGTCCGCGTCATCGAGGGCAACCGCGAGCGCAACCAGATCTTCCAGGGCGTCGTGCTGCGTCGCCAGGGCGGCGGCATCCGCGAGACCTTCACGGTCCGCAAGGTGTCGTTCGGCATCGGCGTGGAGCGCACCTTCCCGGTGCACTCGCCGAACATCGCCGAGGTCGAGGTCTTCAAGCGCGGCGACGTCCGCCGGGCGAAGCTGTACTACCTCCGTGAGCTGCGCGGCAAGGCCGCCAAGATCAAGGAACGCCGCGAAAACCGCGAGACGACCTCCGCCAAGTAG
- the lepB gene encoding signal peptidase I, with amino-acid sequence MVEPVSQNTSEDEPDRPEEERPTRASRRGRSGSKKFGKVNKKRSFWKELPILIVVALVLTILIQQFLAKVYMIPSGSMETTLHGCSGCTGDRILVDRITYDFTDPGPGDVVVFKGPPAWVGEIDTPESSNIFVTGFRTLGSLIGFAPPDERDFVKRIIAVGGQTVQCCDNNRVVVDGKALDEPYVHWEEGMAPTERTFEPVKVPAGYVWVMGDNRNNSSDSRIQGGGGVNGAVPVDNIIGKARVIVLPPGRWGGVSDHNPQANAQPLALGAPAWQQGLPLGVGIAAAWPVLFLGRRMSAGVRKAVDRRR; translated from the coding sequence GTGGTCGAACCCGTGTCCCAGAACACCTCCGAAGACGAGCCCGATCGCCCCGAAGAGGAGCGCCCCACGCGGGCCTCCCGCCGGGGCCGATCCGGTTCCAAGAAATTCGGCAAGGTCAACAAGAAGCGGTCGTTCTGGAAGGAACTGCCGATCCTGATCGTCGTCGCGCTCGTGCTGACGATCTTGATCCAGCAGTTCCTCGCCAAGGTCTACATGATCCCCTCGGGATCGATGGAGACCACTTTGCACGGCTGCTCGGGATGCACGGGCGACCGGATCCTGGTCGACCGGATCACGTACGACTTCACCGATCCCGGCCCTGGCGACGTGGTGGTCTTCAAGGGCCCGCCCGCCTGGGTCGGCGAGATCGACACGCCGGAGTCCAGCAACATCTTCGTCACCGGATTCCGCACGCTGGGTTCCCTGATCGGGTTCGCGCCGCCGGACGAGCGCGACTTCGTCAAGCGGATCATCGCGGTCGGCGGCCAGACGGTCCAGTGCTGCGACAACAACCGCGTCGTCGTCGACGGCAAGGCACTCGACGAGCCGTACGTCCACTGGGAAGAGGGCATGGCCCCCACCGAGCGGACGTTCGAGCCGGTCAAGGTGCCCGCCGGCTACGTCTGGGTGATGGGCGACAACCGCAACAACTCCAGCGACTCCCGTATCCAGGGTGGCGGTGGGGTCAACGGTGCCGTCCCGGTGGACAACATCATCGGCAAGGCACGGGTCATCGTGCTCCCGCCCGGCCGCTGGGGTGGCGTTTCGGACCACAACCCGCAGGCGAACGCTCAGCCGCTGGCGCTCGGCGCCCCGGCCTGGCAGCAGGGGCTCCCCTTGGGAGTCGGTATCGCCGCGGCGTGGCCCGTGCTCTTCCTCGGCAGGCGGATGTCGGCCGGAGTGCGCAAGGCGGTCGACCGGAGGCGGTAA
- a CDS encoding ribonuclease HII — MVRGDLFWGLQGALDRRGLGPVAGVDEAGRGACAGPLVVAACVLRPGDAARLPELTDSKVLTAKARDRVYDRVVQRAVDYSVIVIPAAEVDLFGIHVMNLEGMRRAVSALRNTPGYVLTDGFRVSGLPAPSVPVIKGDKAVACVAAASVLAKVTRDRIMSDLHDVHPHYGFDVHKGYSTTDHGAALDTHGPSPVHRWSYANVATAAAAHRVRPPHPVVLTVAALENPSVPIRALGPYVGNNERSAAGTAAKSRGGARIS, encoded by the coding sequence GTGGTGCGTGGCGACCTCTTCTGGGGTTTGCAGGGTGCGCTGGACCGGCGGGGCCTCGGGCCCGTCGCCGGAGTCGACGAGGCAGGGCGCGGTGCTTGCGCCGGCCCGCTCGTCGTGGCCGCCTGCGTCCTGCGTCCCGGCGACGCCGCCCGCCTGCCCGAGCTCACCGACTCGAAGGTGCTCACGGCCAAGGCCCGCGACCGGGTGTACGACCGGGTCGTCCAGCGTGCCGTCGACTACTCGGTCATCGTCATCCCGGCGGCCGAGGTCGACCTGTTCGGCATCCACGTCATGAACCTCGAAGGCATGCGGCGAGCCGTCTCGGCGCTGCGGAACACGCCAGGCTACGTCCTGACCGACGGATTCCGTGTGTCCGGGCTGCCCGCTCCGAGTGTCCCGGTGATCAAAGGCGACAAGGCCGTCGCGTGCGTGGCGGCGGCTTCCGTGCTGGCGAAGGTCACCAGGGACCGGATCATGAGCGACCTGCACGACGTCCACCCGCACTACGGTTTCGACGTGCACAAGGGGTACAGCACCACCGACCACGGCGCCGCGCTGGACACTCACGGTCCGAGTCCGGTCCATCGCTGGTCGTACGCCAACGTGGCCACCGCGGCCGCCGCGCACCGGGTGCGACCGCCTCACCCGGTCGTGCTGACCGTCGCGGCACTGGAAAACCCGAGCGTGCCGATACGTGCCCTCGGCCCGTACGTGGGTAACAATGAACGCTCCGCCGCTGGAACAGCAGCAAAATCGCGAGGAGGGGCGCGGATTTCATGA
- a CDS encoding DUF2469 domain-containing protein has translation MSAEDLEKYETEMELSLYREYRDIVGQFSYVVETERRFYLANAVDVQVRDGGGEVYFEVRMSDAWVWDMYRPARFVKHVRVITFKDVNVEELDKPDLRLPEDGPFSG, from the coding sequence ATGAGCGCAGAGGATCTCGAGAAGTACGAGACCGAGATGGAGCTCTCGCTTTACCGCGAGTATCGCGACATAGTCGGCCAGTTCTCGTACGTGGTGGAGACCGAGCGGCGGTTCTATCTGGCCAACGCCGTCGACGTGCAGGTGCGCGACGGCGGCGGCGAGGTGTACTTCGAGGTCCGCATGTCCGACGCGTGGGTCTGGGACATGTACCGGCCCGCCCGGTTCGTCAAGCACGTCCGGGTCATCACGTTCAAGGACGTCAACGTCGAGGAGCTCGACAAACCGGATCTCCGGCTGCCGGAAGACGGACCGTTCTCAGGCTGA
- a CDS encoding YraN family protein — protein sequence MTSTAEQPPAGAPRIELGRWGEDLAVRHLEKRGYVVLSRNWRCRDGELDLIATDRKRLVFCEVKTRTGLGFGTPAEAVTPDKADRIRRLAYQWQRKFMLRWAPVRYDIIAIVASPDAPPRVRHIKAAF from the coding sequence ATGACGAGCACGGCCGAACAGCCGCCCGCCGGGGCACCACGGATCGAACTGGGCCGCTGGGGAGAGGACCTCGCGGTCCGGCATCTGGAGAAGAGGGGCTATGTCGTCCTGAGCCGCAACTGGCGTTGTCGTGACGGCGAACTGGATCTCATCGCGACCGACAGGAAACGCCTCGTCTTCTGCGAGGTGAAGACGAGGACGGGGCTGGGTTTCGGCACCCCGGCCGAGGCGGTGACCCCGGACAAGGCGGATCGCATCCGCCGTCTCGCTTACCAATGGCAGCGCAAGTTCATGCTCCGCTGGGCCCCGGTCCGCTACGACATCATCGCGATCGTCGCCTCGCCCGACGCCCCGCCCCGGGTGCGGCATATCAAGGCGGCGTTCTGA
- a CDS encoding YifB family Mg chelatase-like AAA ATPase — protein MALAKAWSIALLGVEGRMIEIEADIGGGSPKVTMVGLPDTGLKEAKDRVRSAVRNSGRTWPDERVILGLSPANLPKVGSGYDLGIAAAVMAATGAVPATKLLNTVLLGELALDGRVRAVRGVLPGLLAARDAGYRRAVVPAESLFEAALVDGLEVGGVARLSDFVDWLKGEGELTLPEPSVVQAPPQVPDLADVVGQPEARWALEVAAAGGHHLLMTGPPGVGKTMLAKRLPGLLPRLTAEESLQVTAVHSIDGSLSRAEPLVTVPPFVAPHHSISVPALIGGGSGLAVPGAISRAHRGILFLDEVCEFGPERLESLRTVLEEGEVRIARVKGAVRYPARFQLVLATNPCPCAPAKDADCTCSATVRRRYLGRLSGPLLDRVDLRVRLRPLSALSAHLSEPPEASAAVRERVLEARERAGKRWAEQGWLTNAEVPGPALRREFALPSQVTALLDRALERGAITARGADRCLRIAWTLADLKGADKPEADEVAAALNFRERSSG, from the coding sequence ATGGCGCTGGCGAAGGCCTGGTCGATCGCGCTTCTCGGCGTCGAGGGCAGGATGATCGAGATCGAGGCCGACATCGGCGGCGGATCGCCGAAGGTGACGATGGTCGGCCTGCCCGACACCGGGCTGAAAGAGGCCAAGGACAGGGTCCGTTCCGCCGTGCGCAATTCCGGGCGGACCTGGCCGGACGAGAGGGTGATCCTCGGCCTGTCGCCGGCGAATCTCCCGAAGGTGGGGTCCGGCTACGACCTGGGGATCGCGGCGGCGGTCATGGCCGCCACCGGCGCGGTCCCCGCGACGAAACTGCTGAACACCGTGCTGCTCGGTGAGCTCGCCCTCGACGGCCGGGTACGGGCGGTCCGCGGGGTCCTGCCGGGACTGCTGGCGGCGCGCGACGCCGGGTACAGACGGGCCGTCGTCCCCGCCGAGTCGCTGTTCGAAGCCGCTCTCGTGGACGGGCTGGAGGTCGGTGGAGTAGCGCGGTTGAGCGACTTCGTGGACTGGCTCAAGGGCGAAGGAGAGCTCACCCTCCCTGAGCCGTCCGTCGTCCAGGCGCCGCCACAGGTACCCGACCTCGCCGACGTCGTAGGGCAGCCGGAAGCGCGATGGGCGCTGGAGGTTGCCGCGGCCGGTGGGCATCACCTGCTCATGACCGGCCCGCCAGGGGTGGGCAAGACGATGCTCGCGAAACGCCTTCCCGGCCTGCTTCCGCGACTGACCGCCGAAGAGTCGCTGCAGGTGACAGCGGTGCATTCGATCGACGGTTCGCTCTCCCGCGCCGAACCGCTCGTCACCGTGCCGCCGTTCGTCGCGCCGCATCATTCGATCAGCGTGCCCGCCCTGATCGGCGGCGGAAGCGGCCTGGCCGTGCCCGGCGCGATCAGCCGCGCGCACCGGGGAATCCTGTTCCTCGACGAGGTGTGCGAGTTCGGCCCGGAGCGGCTGGAGTCGCTGCGCACGGTGCTCGAAGAGGGCGAAGTGCGGATCGCGAGGGTCAAGGGCGCCGTGCGGTACCCGGCACGTTTCCAGTTGGTCTTGGCGACCAACCCCTGCCCTTGCGCTCCGGCGAAGGACGCCGACTGCACATGCTCGGCGACCGTGCGAAGGCGCTACTTGGGCCGTCTGTCCGGGCCATTACTCGATCGGGTGGATCTGCGGGTTCGGCTGCGCCCGCTGTCCGCGCTCAGCGCGCATCTGAGCGAGCCGCCCGAGGCGTCGGCGGCCGTCCGGGAGCGGGTGCTGGAGGCACGCGAGCGTGCCGGGAAACGCTGGGCGGAGCAAGGCTGGCTCACGAACGCGGAAGTGCCCGGTCCCGCGCTGCGCCGTGAGTTCGCCCTGCCGTCGCAGGTCACGGCGCTGCTGGACCGCGCGTTGGAGCGGGGCGCGATCACCGCGCGCGGCGCCGACCGCTGCCTTCGCATCGCTTGGACGCTCGCCGATTTGAAGGGGGCCGACAAGCCGGAGGCGGACGAGGTCGCGGCGGCGCTGAACTTCCGGGAGAGGTCATCCGGATGA
- the dprA gene encoding DNA-processing protein DprA, whose product MSELEAERLARSYLLRVAEPPAPALAGFVGEFGPVVAAERVRRADCPPKVRDETAARRAHDYAERDLERAAADETRLVIPEDDEWPAWPLLSLAVAQGRGVSGMAPPLALWVRGPVKLGEAVDQAIAIVGARAATGYGEHNAAEVGYHLASRGIPVFSGAAFGIDGAAHRGALSADGTTVAVLGCGADVEYPAQHATLLRNIGKVGAVVSEYPPGTTPARHRFLVRNRLIAALTEGTVVVEAGRRSGARNTASTAGALGKVVMAMPGPVSSGMSAGCHALIREGEATLVTSVDEILETAGRFGAEGAEPSKPRRRTDRLGPEALRVHDALSTRSARPEERLAAESGIPVERVRSLLPELELDGFAERSDAGWRKRAAKT is encoded by the coding sequence ATGAGTGAACTCGAAGCCGAACGCCTCGCGCGGTCGTACCTCCTGCGTGTGGCCGAGCCTCCAGCACCCGCTTTGGCCGGTTTCGTGGGCGAATTCGGCCCTGTCGTCGCCGCGGAACGGGTGCGTCGCGCCGACTGCCCGCCGAAGGTGCGCGACGAGACGGCCGCCCGGCGAGCGCACGACTACGCCGAGCGGGATCTGGAGCGCGCCGCGGCCGACGAGACCAGGCTCGTCATCCCCGAAGACGACGAATGGCCTGCCTGGCCCTTGCTTTCGCTGGCCGTGGCGCAGGGCAGGGGCGTTTCCGGCATGGCGCCTCCGCTGGCGTTGTGGGTCCGCGGCCCGGTCAAGCTCGGCGAAGCGGTCGACCAGGCGATCGCGATCGTCGGCGCCCGCGCGGCGACCGGATACGGCGAGCACAACGCGGCCGAAGTGGGCTATCACCTCGCGAGCCGGGGGATCCCGGTGTTCTCGGGAGCGGCGTTCGGCATCGACGGCGCCGCCCACCGGGGCGCGTTGAGCGCGGACGGGACGACGGTCGCCGTGCTCGGCTGCGGAGCCGACGTCGAGTACCCGGCGCAGCACGCGACCTTGTTGCGCAACATCGGAAAGGTCGGCGCGGTGGTCAGCGAGTACCCGCCGGGGACCACGCCCGCGAGGCATCGGTTCCTCGTCCGGAACAGGCTCATCGCGGCGCTCACCGAAGGGACCGTCGTGGTCGAGGCGGGAAGGCGCAGCGGCGCGCGGAACACCGCGAGTACGGCCGGGGCCCTGGGCAAGGTCGTGATGGCCATGCCGGGCCCGGTCTCGTCGGGGATGTCCGCCGGCTGCCACGCGCTGATTCGCGAAGGCGAGGCCACGCTGGTGACCTCGGTCGACGAGATCCTCGAGACCGCCGGACGGTTCGGGGCGGAGGGGGCGGAACCGTCGAAACCGCGCCGCCGCACCGATCGGCTCGGTCCGGAGGCGCTGCGCGTGCACGACGCCCTGTCCACGCGGTCGGCGAGACCCGAGGAAAGACTCGCGGCCGAGTCGGGCATCCCGGTGGAGCGCGTCCGCTCGCTCCTTCCCGAACTGGAACTCGACGGCTTCGCGGAAAGGAGTGACGCAGGGTGGCGAAAACGAGCCGCCAAGACCTGA
- a CDS encoding tyrosine recombinase XerC, whose product MPSTEGPHGTGKRARRPDLRAARAALPEPVRKLIDDYERHLSLERGLSAHTVRAYVGDVVSLLGFVDGNGGRFEDLDIGTLRGWLARQREEGASRTTLARRAAAARTFTAWAHRGGALASDPGGRLVAPRAHRKLPGVLRAEQASDVMRFSAAGAEQRDPVALRDSAIVELLYATGVRVSELCGLDVGDVDFSRRVVLVLGKGGKERVVPFGVPAETALRAWLDEGRGKLAVETKEPGKAALFLGARGGRLDPRAARRIVHDAVGSVPGANDMGPHGLRHSAATHLLEGGADLRSVQELLGHATLATTQLYTHVTVDRLKAIHDRAHPRAR is encoded by the coding sequence ATGCCGTCGACCGAAGGTCCCCACGGCACGGGGAAACGCGCCCGCAGACCCGATCTGCGCGCCGCCCGTGCCGCGCTGCCGGAGCCTGTCCGGAAGCTGATCGACGACTACGAGCGGCACCTTTCCCTGGAACGAGGGCTCTCCGCGCACACCGTGCGTGCCTACGTCGGCGACGTGGTGTCGCTGCTGGGATTCGTCGACGGGAACGGCGGCCGGTTCGAGGATCTCGACATCGGCACACTGCGCGGCTGGCTCGCCCGGCAACGCGAAGAAGGGGCCAGCCGGACGACGCTGGCGAGGCGTGCGGCGGCGGCCCGCACCTTCACCGCCTGGGCCCACCGAGGCGGGGCCCTCGCGTCGGATCCGGGCGGACGCCTGGTGGCGCCCCGCGCGCACCGCAAGCTTCCCGGGGTCCTCCGCGCGGAGCAGGCGAGTGACGTCATGCGCTTCTCAGCCGCCGGTGCCGAACAGCGCGACCCGGTGGCTTTGAGGGACAGTGCCATCGTGGAACTGCTCTACGCGACCGGCGTACGCGTCTCGGAACTGTGCGGGCTGGATGTGGGCGACGTCGACTTCTCCCGCCGGGTCGTGCTCGTACTGGGCAAGGGTGGCAAGGAACGTGTCGTGCCGTTCGGCGTCCCCGCCGAAACGGCCTTGCGGGCATGGCTGGACGAGGGCAGGGGAAAGCTCGCCGTCGAAACGAAGGAGCCGGGGAAAGCGGCGCTCTTCCTGGGGGCGCGGGGCGGCAGGCTCGACCCGCGGGCGGCCCGGCGGATCGTCCACGACGCCGTCGGTTCGGTGCCGGGCGCGAACGACATGGGGCCGCACGGCCTGAGGCATTCCGCGGCCACCCATCTGCTCGAAGGCGGCGCTGATCTTCGAAGCGTTCAGGAACTGCTTGGTCACGCTACGCTGGCTACAACGCAGCTCTACACTCATGTGACCGTCGATCGGCTGAAGGCGATCCACGACCGCGCGCACCCCCGGGCCCGATGA
- a CDS encoding FliA/WhiG family RNA polymerase sigma factor translates to MTRRPGPAAHAHPHEHGDHAESHAENGGPMTADPHVTEAAGKHRPGGDGPAVAPEARTGYEVDAGIQALWREFTESPDQVVRDRLVLHYAPLVKYVAGRVGTGLPTHVDVGDLIQSGIFGLVDAIEKFEPARGLRFETYAMQRIRGAILDDLRSQDWVPRAVRSKAREAERALERLGARLNRTPTDAELAAELEISVDDLREFYGQMQLTSVIALEDLVAAGKDSGSLVDTLPDDGAVDPVAVLVDQDNRRQLAQAIAQLTERDRIVVGLYYFESLTLAEIGKVLGVTESRVSQLHTRAVMRLRAKLVEQA, encoded by the coding sequence GTGACCCGGCGGCCCGGACCGGCGGCGCACGCGCATCCGCACGAGCACGGAGACCACGCTGAGTCGCATGCTGAGAACGGCGGTCCGATGACCGCCGACCCACATGTCACCGAAGCCGCCGGGAAACATCGCCCCGGCGGGGACGGTCCTGCCGTCGCACCCGAAGCACGGACCGGCTACGAGGTGGACGCCGGCATCCAGGCGCTGTGGCGGGAGTTCACCGAGTCGCCGGACCAGGTCGTGCGCGACCGGCTCGTGCTGCACTACGCCCCGCTCGTCAAGTACGTCGCCGGCCGGGTCGGCACCGGGCTGCCGACCCACGTCGACGTCGGTGACCTGATCCAGTCCGGGATCTTCGGCCTGGTCGACGCGATCGAGAAGTTCGAACCCGCCAGAGGGCTGCGGTTCGAGACCTACGCCATGCAGCGCATCCGGGGCGCGATCCTCGACGATCTCCGGTCCCAGGACTGGGTCCCGAGGGCGGTCCGCAGCAAGGCCCGCGAGGCCGAGCGCGCCCTGGAACGCCTCGGCGCCCGGCTCAACCGCACACCGACCGACGCCGAACTCGCGGCCGAGCTCGAAATCAGCGTCGACGATCTGCGCGAGTTCTACGGGCAGATGCAGCTGACCAGCGTCATCGCGCTGGAAGACCTCGTCGCCGCGGGCAAGGACAGCGGCTCGCTGGTCGACACCCTGCCCGACGACGGCGCCGTCGACCCGGTGGCCGTCCTGGTCGACCAGGACAACCGCCGCCAGCTGGCGCAGGCGATCGCGCAGCTCACCGAACGCGACCGGATCGTGGTCGGTCTCTACTACTTCGAGAGCCTGACGCTCGCCGAGATCGGCAAGGTCCTCGGCGTCACCGAGTCACGGGTCAGCCAGCTGCACACCCGCGCCGTCATGCGGCTGCGCGCCAAACTGGTCGAGCAGGCCTAA
- a CDS encoding murein hydrolase activator EnvC family protein: MTMTTCSRPVTRHSFALDRTGGRHRRPGRPRRLPRLAILATLLAIFASVAMPGTARGAPSPQGRLSWPLSPVPSVTRYFEPPSTPYGPGHRGIDLAAAPGTNVLAAAEGVVMFAGQVAGRGVVSIDHDGGLRTTYQPLALTVTAGDQVYRGQMLGTLAAGHPGCPEPACLHFGVRRGEEYVDPLALIGEPSEIRLKPWEGD, encoded by the coding sequence ATGACCATGACGACCTGTTCCCGCCCTGTCACCAGGCACTCCTTCGCCCTCGACCGCACCGGCGGGAGGCACCGCCGCCCCGGGCGTCCTCGGCGGCTTCCGCGCCTCGCGATCCTCGCGACCCTGCTCGCGATCTTCGCGTCGGTGGCGATGCCGGGAACGGCCAGAGGCGCACCCTCCCCGCAAGGGCGACTCTCGTGGCCGCTCTCGCCGGTACCGAGCGTCACCAGGTACTTCGAGCCGCCCTCGACTCCGTACGGGCCCGGCCATCGGGGCATCGACCTCGCGGCGGCACCGGGCACGAACGTGCTCGCGGCCGCCGAAGGAGTGGTGATGTTCGCCGGGCAGGTGGCGGGCCGCGGCGTGGTGTCGATCGACCACGACGGAGGGCTGCGCACCACCTACCAACCACTCGCCCTGACGGTCACCGCGGGTGATCAGGTCTACCGGGGGCAGATGCTCGGGACGCTCGCGGCGGGCCATCCCGGCTGCCCGGAGCCGGCGTGCCTGCATTTCGGCGTCCGGCGGGGCGAGGAGTACGTCGATCCGCTCGCGTTGATCGGCGAGCCGTCCGAGATCCGGCTCAAACCGTGGGAAGGAGATTGA
- the rpsB gene encoding 30S ribosomal protein S2 yields MAVVTMKQLLDSGVHFGHQTRRWNPKMKRYIFTERNGIYIIDLQQTLTYIDRAYEFIKETVAHGGTIMFVGTKKQAQEAIASEASRVGMPYVNQRWLGGMLTNFQTVHKRLLRLKELESQEQTGGFAGLTKREILTLTREKDKLEKTLGGIRDMAKVPSIVWIVDTKKEHIAVGEARKLNIPVVAILDTNCDPDEVDYPIPGNDDAIRSAALLTKVVAEAAAAGLMARSSRNGSSADAKPEAGVATDEPLAEWEKELLAGSETAAADAKEAAAATEAPAEQATASS; encoded by the coding sequence ATGGCCGTCGTCACCATGAAGCAGCTGCTCGACAGCGGCGTGCACTTCGGGCACCAGACCCGTCGGTGGAACCCGAAGATGAAGCGCTACATCTTCACCGAGCGCAACGGTATCTACATCATCGACCTGCAGCAGACGCTGACGTACATCGACCGTGCGTACGAGTTCATCAAGGAAACCGTCGCGCACGGCGGCACCATCATGTTCGTCGGCACGAAGAAGCAGGCTCAGGAAGCCATCGCCTCCGAGGCCTCGCGCGTGGGCATGCCCTACGTGAACCAGCGCTGGCTCGGCGGCATGCTGACCAACTTCCAGACGGTGCACAAGCGTCTCCTCCGCCTGAAGGAGCTCGAGTCGCAGGAGCAGACCGGTGGTTTCGCCGGCCTGACCAAGCGCGAAATCCTCACGCTCACCCGTGAGAAGGACAAGCTCGAGAAGACCCTCGGCGGTATCCGCGACATGGCCAAGGTGCCGAGCATCGTGTGGATCGTCGACACGAAGAAGGAGCACATCGCCGTCGGCGAGGCTCGCAAGCTGAACATCCCGGTCGTCGCGATCCTGGACACCAACTGCGACCCGGACGAGGTCGACTACCCGATCCCGGGTAACGACGACGCGATCCGTTCGGCCGCGCTGCTGACCAAGGTCGTGGCCGAGGCCGCCGCCGCCGGTCTGATGGCCCGCTCCAGCCGCAACGGTTCCTCCGCCGACGCCAAGCCCGAGGCGGGCGTCGCCACGGACGAGCCGCTGGCCGAGTGGGAGAAGGAGCTGCTCGCCGGCTCCGAGACCGCCGCTGCGGACGCCAAGGAAGCCGCCGCCGCGACCGAGGCCCCGGCCGAGCAGGCCACCGCCTCCTCCTGA
- the tsf gene encoding translation elongation factor Ts: protein MANYTAADVKRLRELTGSGMMNCKKALEENDGDFDKAVEFLRIKGAKDVGKRAERATAEGLVAGDGGVLIELDSETDFVAKNEDFQALAAKIVEVAKAEKTSDVEKLKAASLDGKTVEEQVQELAARIGEKLELRRVAAYEGTTTTYLHRRGADLPPAVGVLIEYTGEGEAAAEAARGAAMQVAALKAKYLTREEVPAEIVENERRVAEATAREEGKPEQAMPKIIEGKVNAYYKDNVLLEQPSVKDNKKTVKALLDEAGVAVSRFARFEVGQA from the coding sequence ATGGCGAACTACACCGCCGCAGACGTGAAGCGTCTCCGGGAGCTGACCGGCTCCGGCATGATGAACTGCAAGAAGGCGCTGGAGGAGAACGACGGCGACTTCGACAAGGCCGTCGAGTTCCTGCGCATCAAGGGCGCCAAGGACGTCGGCAAGCGCGCCGAGCGCGCCACCGCCGAGGGCCTCGTCGCCGGTGACGGCGGCGTGCTGATCGAGCTCGACTCCGAGACCGACTTCGTCGCGAAGAACGAGGACTTCCAGGCCCTCGCCGCGAAGATCGTCGAGGTCGCGAAGGCCGAGAAGACCAGCGACGTCGAGAAGCTGAAGGCCGCCTCGCTCGACGGCAAGACCGTCGAGGAGCAGGTCCAGGAGCTGGCCGCCCGTATCGGTGAGAAGCTCGAGCTGCGCCGTGTCGCCGCCTACGAGGGCACCACCACCACGTACCTGCACCGTCGCGGTGCGGACCTCCCGCCCGCCGTCGGCGTGCTCATCGAGTACACCGGTGAGGGCGAAGCCGCCGCCGAGGCCGCTCGTGGCGCCGCCATGCAGGTCGCCGCGCTCAAGGCGAAGTACCTCACCCGCGAAGAGGTCCCGGCCGAGATCGTCGAGAACGAGCGCCGCGTCGCCGAGGCGACCGCCCGCGAAGAGGGCAAGCCGGAGCAGGCCATGCCCAAGATCATCGAGGGCAAGGTCAACGCCTACTACAAGGACAACGTCCTGCTCGAGCAGCCGTCGGTCAAGGACAACAAGAAGACCGTCAAGGCCCTGCTCGACGAGGCCGGCGTGGCCGTGAGCCGGTTCGCCCGGTTCGAGGTCGGCCAGGCCTGA
- the pyrH gene encoding UMP kinase, whose product MGVRVEGGYRRVLLKLGGEMFGGGSIGVDPDVVHSVAQQIADVARTGVQIAVVIGGGNYFRGAELSQRGMDRDRADYMAMLGTVMNCLALQDFLEKEGLPTRVQTAITMGQVAEPYIPRRAERHLEKGRVVIFGAGVGMPYFSTDTAAAQRALELGCEAVLMAKAVDGVYTADPKSDPTAEMFHEISHREVLERDLKVADATAFSLCMDNNMPIIVFNLLTEGNIARAVSGERIGTLVDTPADGVPA is encoded by the coding sequence ATGGGTGTCCGGGTCGAAGGCGGATACCGGCGGGTGCTGCTGAAACTGGGCGGCGAGATGTTCGGCGGCGGTTCCATCGGGGTCGATCCCGATGTGGTGCACTCGGTCGCCCAGCAGATCGCCGACGTCGCGCGGACGGGCGTGCAGATCGCCGTCGTGATCGGCGGTGGCAACTACTTCCGCGGCGCGGAACTGTCGCAGCGCGGCATGGACCGCGACCGCGCGGACTACATGGCGATGCTCGGCACCGTCATGAACTGCCTGGCGTTGCAGGACTTCCTGGAGAAGGAAGGCCTGCCCACCCGGGTGCAGACCGCCATCACCATGGGGCAGGTCGCCGAGCCGTACATCCCGCGCCGCGCCGAGCGTCACCTGGAGAAGGGCCGCGTCGTCATCTTCGGCGCCGGGGTCGGCATGCCGTACTTCTCGACGGACACCGCCGCCGCGCAGCGCGCGCTCGAACTCGGCTGCGAGGCCGTCTTGATGGCGAAGGCCGTCGACGGCGTCTACACCGCGGACCCGAAGAGCGACCCGACCGCCGAGATGTTCCACGAGATCAGCCACCGCGAGGTGCTGGAACGGGACCTCAAGGTCGCCGACGCCACCGCGTTCAGCCTGTGCATGGACAACAACATGCCGATCATCGTGTTCAATCTCCTCACCGAGGGGAACATCGCCCGTGCGGTCAGCGGTGAAAGGATCGGCACCCTGGTCGACACCCCCGCCGACGGGGTGCCCGCGTAG